One Sagittula stellata E-37 genomic window carries:
- a CDS encoding metallophosphoesterase family protein, with the protein MAFRFIHTSDLHIGRKFANIPQPGDGNIRGRLMEARHAAIARLAEAARARGAGHVLLAGDTFDTATPSAPVIRQALAAMAEAEGVIWWLLPGNHDNMRDAEPLWDTIRKDGPANVIPVTETAPRHMSDEAVLLPCPVAYRAPGSDPTAALPSMASEEGLLRIGLAHGGVTDFTNSGDTIAPDRDRSARLDYLALGDWHGRLRVSDRVHYSGTPEQDRFKHGQRGVCLSVTLDRPGAVPDIEEVATGSFLWQETPLPLTARQDAAAALTEVLPATGRRDILLRVAVSGWANLPQQVALRNAASDAAPDFAHFELRTDALGALFEATDLDAIDRAGALRLAADGLMAEANADDLSQSERDVAADALARLYAYVREDME; encoded by the coding sequence GCCTGATGGAAGCCCGCCACGCGGCGATTGCCAGGCTGGCTGAGGCCGCGCGCGCACGCGGCGCCGGCCATGTCCTTCTGGCCGGCGACACGTTCGACACGGCCACGCCCTCGGCCCCGGTGATCCGTCAGGCGCTGGCCGCCATGGCCGAGGCGGAGGGCGTGATCTGGTGGCTCCTGCCCGGCAACCACGACAACATGCGCGACGCCGAACCGCTGTGGGACACGATCCGCAAGGACGGCCCCGCGAACGTCATCCCCGTCACCGAAACCGCGCCACGACACATGAGCGATGAGGCGGTCCTTCTGCCCTGCCCCGTCGCCTACCGCGCCCCGGGCAGCGACCCGACGGCGGCGCTGCCTTCCATGGCCAGCGAAGAAGGACTGTTGCGCATCGGTCTGGCGCATGGCGGCGTCACGGATTTCACCAACTCCGGGGACACCATCGCGCCCGACCGGGACCGCAGTGCCCGTCTGGACTATCTTGCGCTCGGCGACTGGCATGGCAGGCTCAGAGTGTCGGACCGGGTGCACTACAGCGGCACGCCGGAACAGGACCGGTTCAAGCACGGTCAGCGCGGGGTCTGCCTCTCTGTCACTCTTGACAGACCGGGCGCAGTTCCGGACATCGAAGAGGTCGCGACGGGATCGTTCCTCTGGCAGGAGACACCCTTGCCCCTCACCGCTCGGCAGGACGCCGCCGCGGCATTGACCGAGGTTCTGCCTGCGACGGGACGTCGAGACATCCTCCTGCGGGTCGCCGTCTCCGGCTGGGCGAATCTGCCGCAGCAGGTCGCTCTCCGCAATGCCGCAAGCGACGCCGCCCCCGACTTCGCCCATTTCGAGTTGCGGACCGACGCGCTCGGCGCGCTGTTCGAGGCCACCGACCTCGATGCCATCGACCGGGCGGGCGCGCTGCGGCTGGCGGCGGACGGGCTGATGGCGGAGGCCAACGCGGACGACCTGTCGCAATCGGAACGGGACGTGGCGGCCGATGCTCTGGCCCGGCTGTACGCCTATGTGCGCGAGGATATGGAATGA